In the Sorghum bicolor cultivar BTx623 chromosome 4, Sorghum_bicolor_NCBIv3, whole genome shotgun sequence genome, TTGAATGACACTAACGGCTTTGAGACCCCCAGCTGGACCTTGGCGAACCTCTCCTGCAAATCCTTGATGCAGCGATCCAAATGTACCTGGCCAGCTGCAGCAAGGACATGCTCGCCCCTCTGTGAGACAGTGTACACAACCAACGGGTCTGCCTGGTTAAGAAGCTTCAGTCCTTTTACAAGGGCTCCCAGATCAGCAGGGTTGGAAGGCTCAACAGCGACCTTGAGCATCGGAGACACCTGGAACGTCATGCTCGAGAATGGCCAGCAATTCTTGGTCGACGACAGTGTTGCACTCTTCAGCACGTGTTGGCCAAGGCCCTGGATTGCCACGACGTGGCCTGCAGCAACGCTGGGCACTGGCCTCAGGTCCTGCCCGAGCATCTCGTACAGGCAGTGCAGCTCCACCTCCTGCACATGCTTGCTCGCCGCGTCGTCCCCTTTTACCGGATCATACAGCGTTGACAGGACGAACACCTTCTGCCCTGCACGGAGTACGCCGCTGAAGACCCTCGCGAAGGCCAAGAAGCACTCCCCCTCTGACTCCGGCTCGCTATGGATCAGCAACTCCTTCCTGTTGAGCCCCCTGCACGGCAGCATCGTGTACGGCACCGCGAACATCTTGGACACGAACACCACAATGGGCGCGCTTGCGCTGGCGCTGGCGCTGCAGGCCGCCACAGAGCTCCTCACCATCTCTGCCTCCGCGACAATGCTGCAGGTGTGGTTGGCGGCAGCAGTCCTCCTCTCGGGCATAAGCCTTGCCACTCTGAACGCCTGGGCGGCGACGGGGTCGGGCGTGCATTCGACGAGCATATCCATGACTGACTCCGCGAGCGGCAGCCACGCCCGCATCACGGCATGCAGCGACGTCTTGGGGTCCTCGCTGTACAGCTCCCGCGGCGACACCACCAGATTGAAGAAGGAGACCACGTTGTCGTCCATCCACCTGGCGCTATTCGATCTCAGGCCTCTCTGGTACACCTTCCACAGAGGCCTGAGCACGTTCTCCACGAACATGGGCTGCTGGTCCTCGCCACTGCTCGTGGCCTCGTTACTCTGAGGGAGAGGCAGAAccgccttcttcttcttgtctatgtAGTACGGACCCCAGAAGCCCATGAGCAGCTTGGACCTGCTAGCGCCCGTCTTCTGGGCGTACAGGTCGGCAAAGCGGTGGATGCGGAAGCCCCAGCCGTCGCGGGCGCAGGCGAAGACGACGTTGCCCTTCTGGGGATGGAAGGCGTCGCCCTCGTCATcgtcctcctcgccgccgcccgcgcGGCGGCCGTCTTTGTCGTCCTGGAGCGAGGAGAAGTAGTAGCCGGAGCGCAGCGTGGAGTAGATGGAGTTGACCTCGGCGACGATGCCGCGGAGGCGCGCGTAAGCGTCCTCGGGCGAGAGGAAGAGGTCGGTGATGAGGCGGTCCATCTTGTTGAGGACGAGGCAGGGGCGCAGGCGCTCGACGAACGCCTGGCGAAGCGCGGCGTGGGTCTGGACGCGGACGCCCTTGGCCGCGTCGACGACGATGAGCGCCGAGTCCGagaggcgcgcggcggcggagacCTCGGAGCAGAAGTCGGCGTGGCCCGGGGAGTCGATCAGGTTCACGCGGTGGACGCCCGTGGGGTGCGCGTGCCGGAGCGCGACGGAGGAGGACTTCATGGTGATGGCGCGCCGCTGCTCCTCCGGGAGGTGGTCCATGAACCGGGCGCTTCCCGCCAGCTTCGGGCTGAGGAGGCCGCTGCCGCCGGAGGCCACTAGATGGTCCGCGAGGGAGGTCTTGCCGTGGTCCACGTGCGCTAGGATGCAAGTATTGCGCACGAGGCGGGGGTCCGCCACCGATGCCGCCGCCGGCATCGCGACGCGGCGGTTAGGGCCTTCGGGGGAAACTGGCCGCCGCCTGCGAATTGGGGTTTGCGGATTTGGGATAGTTCGGTTCGACAAGTACCGTACGGGTACGGCACGGCCAGGCCCAGGAGAGGCCAGGAGGCGGAACGGTTTGGGCTCGGTGAGTTGGTGTCGAAGACTGCACGAATAGCACAGTCCAGAACCCCCCCTTTTTTTCCCCTACCTACTAAAACAGTTCAAACTTTCCGACAAAAAGCAGttcaaacttcaaactaaaaaaTTATTATTCATCTAAAGTTTAACTTGATGGTAGGTAGGTTTATACTTTATAGTTAACAAATGGATCAAAGTTTGATCGACTTCGTATTTGGATGAGCTAACAAAAGTTCCGCGACTAGTCTTAATGATCCAAACATGTGTTTAAATTTGACTTTTTGATCGTATACACTTTTTCCAAATGTCAC is a window encoding:
- the LOC8064232 gene encoding elongation factor-like GTPase 1, translated to MPAAASVADPRLVRNTCILAHVDHGKTSLADHLVASGGSGLLSPKLAGSARFMDHLPEEQRRAITMKSSSVALRHAHPTGVHRVNLIDSPGHADFCSEVSAAARLSDSALIVVDAAKGVRVQTHAALRQAFVERLRPCLVLNKMDRLITDLFLSPEDAYARLRGIVAEVNSIYSTLRSGYYFSSLQDDKDGRRAGGGEEDDDEGDAFHPQKGNVVFACARDGWGFRIHRFADLYAQKTGASRSKLLMGFWGPYYIDKKKKAVLPLPQSNEATSSGEDQQPMFVENVLRPLWKVYQRGLRSNSARWMDDNVVSFFNLVVSPRELYSEDPKTSLHAVMRAWLPLAESVMDMLVECTPDPVAAQAFRVARLMPERRTAAANHTCSIVAEAEMVRSSVAACSASASASAPIVVFVSKMFAVPYTMLPCRGLNRKELLIHSEPESEGECFLAFARVFSGVLRAGQKVFVLSTLYDPVKGDDAASKHVQEVELHCLYEMLGQDLRPVPSVAAGHVVAIQGLGQHVLKSATLSSTKNCWPFSSMTFQVSPMLKVAVEPSNPADLGALVKGLKLLNQADPLVVYTVSQRGEHVLAAAGQVHLDRCIKDLQERFAKVQLGVSKPLVSFKETIQGEGVGLLGSMKAQQGFVERTTPNGRFSVKVQVIRLPNALTKVLAESEELLGQIIDGKTSQLDQDGGNSISTTMLRQRLICAIDSELEAISEQVEKEKLERCRKTLLGYLQRICALGPSHVGPNFLLLPDFESKCGVTASPNGKEDILVSSKCHVSEILGFARAPDAETKNATESETETSTYSLDSEALRNSIVSGFQFATNAGPICDEPMRGVAFIVEAHLLSNNSDVAIPSDDNIFTGQVITAVKEACREAVLQSKPRLVEPMYFCELTTPTEQLGAAFAVLGDCRAKVLKEEMQEGTSLFTVQAHLPVAESSDFPEKLRKRTSGAASAILAFSHWEVIPQDPFFTPKTPEEIERFGDGSSIGPNLAKKLMNSVRRRKGLHVEEKVVEHGTKQRTLGKKV